The proteins below are encoded in one region of Oncorhynchus nerka isolate Pitt River linkage group LG15, Oner_Uvic_2.0, whole genome shotgun sequence:
- the LOC135559893 gene encoding general transcription factor II-I repeat domain-containing protein 2-like, with amino-acid sequence MKVVVSCINFIRAKGLKHRQFQEFLSELESTHGDVLYYTEVRWLSLGRVLRRFYELLPEINAFLHLKDKTVPELIDPEWKWHLAFLTDVTEILNSLNLQLQGEGKLICDMYSHIKAFEVKLALLLEQVKKRNFIHLPATQNLSTENPAVQFPAEKCVEALEMLKAEFGVQFSELHVHAKEIRLFQNPFVADIDEAQPSYQFELAELQNCDVLKDAFKPNSLIDFYAALPNDTYPNIKKHAMKMSTVFGSTYICEKTFSGMKLLKTQMRSRLTDEHLHQCLRLAVTRMEPDIQLLTSQMQAHSSH; translated from the coding sequence atgaaggttgtggtgtcgtgcataaacttcatcagagcaaagggacttaaacacaggcagttccaagaattcctgtctgaactggagtctacgcacggagatgtgctgtactacacagaggtccgatggctgagcctgggcagagttttgaggcgtttttacgagctgctacccgaaattaacgcatttcttcatttaaaagacaaaacggtcccagagctgatcgacccagaatggaaatggcacctcgcatttttaacagacgtgacagaaatacttaacagccttaacttgcagctacaaggcgaggggaaactcatttgcgacatgtattcacacataaaagcatttgaggtgaaattagcgctgcttttggaacaagtgaaaaagcgcaacttcatccatcttcctgctacccaaaacctgtcgacagagaacccagcggtccagttcccagctgaaaagtgcgtggaagcactggaaatgctgaaggcggagttcggtgtgcaattcagtgaactacatgttcatgcaaaagaaatccgtctttttcagaacccctttgttgccgacattgatgaagcccagccttcatatcagtttgagttggctgagttacagaactgtgatgttctgaaagacgcattcaagcccaacagtctcattgacttctatgccgccctcccaaacgacacatatccaaacatcaaaaaacacgcaatgaaaatgtccacagtttttggcagcacgtatatctgcgagaaaaccttttctggcatgaaactgctgaaaacccagatgagatcaagattgacagatgaacatttgcatcagtgcttgagactggctgtaactagaatggaacctgatattcaacttctcaccagccagatgcaggcccacagttcacactga